In the Coleofasciculus chthonoplastes PCC 7420 genome, one interval contains:
- the gghA gene encoding glucosylglycerol hydrolase, producing the protein MTKTATKRTPITLITDETQKLLDWADSVQQSDDTIFNKAKTLATRLGAHHRADGLTEIGFWAPELAADMFQPKNIYLEVLTPLNDIDPTLPNQKIKVHREHLQLEKQGEYFWGVVSGMRPGTKDQIGSFYWLKYLDFQNEIQTIGDVLAYSLPYGVYAPAELYDLNQLQEKRSDLEYFGQGDADESGIIRVHPPRNILQIHITTAAKEGTLAGLTRIYQRIAEKINANDALTPAEQCYIGYDAVQLLPIEPTVEYRMEHDLGQGFFIFNEDDLDEIDPETEQVDYETEDIKITLKKPDIQNWGYDIVIFGSSATNPSVLETLRPDELVEFISTLHTFPTGPIQVIFDIVYGHADNQALDVLNGRFLKGPNMYGQDVNHQSPVVRAILLEMQRRKNNFGVDGIRVDGAQDFKFFNPLSGRVEYDDAYLNDMGAVVQDIGSHQRRLFAIFEDGRPWPAQGWEEISTYRDIVEFMPDAFQWGPLIFAHNTPGLQKFWDKKWRRVCEVMQVGENWITGCGNHDTLRRGTQVEPGLPINWNLGKSLPEVLNTAYNNPAVTLWVYGFSPGLPMDFINCTMEAAWGFFRNTDDRYGVKVAAEEAGFLDWQVEKYVYNDQDNIFPRLKQMGFRKIDELRQFMRGLYDAIEETNYDLEEVASLCQRYLGAESEKEEVKQEATQRKSAAQLQKLNVPEKSQVLTELDVGKLKVFARAFMEDMHQACNVWNYEDYLVPELAAFNLTLRRFRHDHPWLHYNLSGLDRFNRISEDNYTLFYGLRSQPTEEGASETPYQMAMVSHMGGDPITVTLGDWLQLDLDEWQIAIASPGLEVSDLRSFELRDTQALLLERVS; encoded by the coding sequence ATGACAAAAACCGCAACCAAAAGAACACCCATCACCTTAATCACCGACGAAACCCAAAAACTCCTCGATTGGGCAGATAGCGTTCAACAATCCGACGACACAATCTTCAACAAAGCCAAAACATTAGCCACCCGCCTCGGTGCCCATCACCGTGCCGATGGACTCACCGAAATAGGCTTCTGGGCACCCGAACTCGCCGCAGATATGTTCCAACCGAAGAACATTTATCTGGAAGTTCTCACCCCCCTGAACGACATTGACCCCACCTTACCCAACCAAAAGATCAAAGTTCATCGGGAACACCTACAACTGGAAAAACAAGGCGAATATTTCTGGGGCGTCGTTTCCGGAATGCGTCCGGGAACCAAAGACCAAATAGGTTCCTTCTATTGGCTAAAATACCTAGATTTTCAGAATGAAATCCAAACCATTGGCGATGTTTTAGCCTATTCCTTACCTTATGGCGTCTACGCCCCCGCCGAACTCTATGACCTAAATCAGTTACAAGAAAAACGCAGCGACTTGGAGTATTTCGGTCAAGGAGACGCCGATGAATCCGGGATTATTCGCGTTCATCCACCGCGTAATATTTTACAGATTCATATCACCACCGCCGCTAAAGAAGGGACACTGGCAGGATTAACCCGCATCTATCAACGGATTGCAGAAAAAATCAACGCCAATGATGCTTTAACCCCAGCCGAACAATGTTACATCGGCTATGACGCGGTGCAACTTCTCCCCATTGAACCCACAGTAGAATATCGGATGGAACATGATTTGGGGCAAGGGTTTTTTATCTTCAATGAAGATGACCTAGACGAAATCGACCCGGAAACCGAACAGGTGGATTACGAAACAGAGGACATTAAAATCACCCTGAAAAAACCGGATATCCAAAACTGGGGTTATGATATCGTTATTTTTGGATCGTCAGCCACCAATCCCTCTGTCCTGGAAACCCTGCGCCCGGATGAATTAGTGGAGTTTATTAGTACCCTGCATACTTTCCCCACGGGTCCAATCCAAGTCATCTTTGATATTGTGTATGGTCATGCAGATAACCAAGCGTTAGACGTTCTGAATGGGCGCTTCCTGAAAGGACCGAATATGTACGGTCAAGATGTGAACCATCAAAGTCCCGTTGTCCGGGCTATCTTATTAGAAATGCAGCGGCGGAAAAATAATTTTGGCGTTGATGGGATTCGCGTGGATGGTGCCCAAGATTTCAAGTTTTTCAACCCACTATCCGGGCGGGTAGAATATGATGACGCCTACCTGAACGATATGGGCGCAGTAGTGCAAGATATTGGGTCACACCAGCGGCGACTCTTTGCTATTTTTGAGGATGGACGCCCGTGGCCCGCCCAAGGGTGGGAAGAGATTTCCACCTATCGAGATATTGTTGAATTTATGCCCGATGCGTTTCAGTGGGGTCCCTTAATCTTTGCTCATAATACCCCCGGTTTGCAGAAGTTTTGGGATAAGAAATGGCGTCGGGTTTGTGAGGTGATGCAGGTTGGCGAAAACTGGATTACTGGGTGTGGAAACCATGATACCTTACGCCGAGGAACCCAAGTCGAACCCGGATTACCAATTAATTGGAATTTGGGGAAAAGTTTACCGGAAGTGTTGAATACGGCGTATAATAATCCTGCCGTAACGCTATGGGTGTATGGGTTTAGTCCGGGTTTACCGATGGACTTTATTAACTGCACAATGGAAGCCGCCTGGGGATTTTTCCGCAATACTGATGATCGCTATGGGGTGAAAGTGGCGGCGGAAGAAGCAGGATTTTTAGATTGGCAGGTGGAAAAGTATGTGTATAATGACCAAGACAATATTTTTCCCCGGCTAAAGCAAATGGGGTTCCGCAAAATTGATGAATTACGTCAGTTTATGCGCGGACTCTATGACGCCATTGAAGAAACGAATTACGATTTAGAAGAAGTGGCAAGTTTATGTCAGCGTTATTTGGGGGCGGAGTCAGAAAAAGAGGAAGTTAAACAGGAAGCAACGCAGCGGAAATCAGCCGCACAATTACAGAAGCTGAATGTACCGGAAAAATCCCAGGTGTTGACGGAGTTGGATGTCGGGAAGCTGAAGGTATTTGCTAGGGCGTTTATGGAAGATATGCACCAAGCTTGTAATGTGTGGAATTATGAGGACTATTTGGTGCCAGAATTAGCGGCGTTTAATTTAACCTTGCGTCGTTTCCGTCATGATCATCCTTGGTTGCACTATAATTTATCGGGATTGGATCGGTTTAATCGAATTAGTGAGGATAACTATACCCTTTTCTATGGCTTGCGGAGTCAACCGACAGAGGAGGGGGCGAGTGAAACGCCGTATCAGATGGCGATGGTGTCTCACATGGGCGGTGATCCAATTACGGTGACGCTGGGAGACTGGCTACAACTGGATTTGGACGAATGGCAGATTGCGATCGCGTCTCCGGGATTGGAGGTGAGTGATCTGCGATCGTTTGAGTTGCGAGATACTCAGGCGCTGCTGTTAGAACGAGTGAGTTAA
- the glgB gene encoding 1,4-alpha-glucan branching protein GlgB codes for MTITISPDQIDRIVSNRHHDPFEILGSHPIEREGKTSWVVRAYLPKADAAWVIRPTEREEYPMQAVSHPHLFECEIDIPELANYQLRIKEGEHERVVYDPYAFRSPRLTDFDIHLFAEGNHHRIYEKLGAHPTEFNGVQGVHFAVWAPNARNVSVIGDFNNWDGREHQMRQLGNGIWQLFIPEIGVGEHYKYEVKNHVGHIYHKSDPYGFEQEIRPQTASIVNSLDYTWHDEDWLERRRHTDPQEQPISVYEVHLGSWLHESAETPPEFPDGETRPVVKVSQKPEGRFLTYRELAERLIPYVKELGFTHVELLPVAEHPYDGSWGYQVAGYYTCTSRYGTPQDLMYFIDQCHQNDIGVIVDWVPGHFPKDTHGLAFFDGTHLYEHADPRKGEHKEWGTLVFNYARNEVRNFLIANALFWFDRYHIDGIRVDAVASMLYLDYDRKDGEWVPNQYGGNENLEAADFLRYLNYQIFGYYPGILSIAEESTAWPLVSRPTYLGGLGFSFKWNMGWMHDMLDYFAKDPLYRPYHQNSVTFSIMYAFSENFMLALSHDEVVHGKGNLLNKMPGDDWQKFANLRCLYAYMYTHPGKKTLFMGMEFGQRNEWNAWADLDWGALQHAPHQQLKRFMADLNHLYQSEPALYSQDFSHEGFEWIDCNDADNSVVSFIRKAKDSDDFIVTVCNFTPQPHPDYWIGVPEPGFYAEVLNSDAGDYGGSNMGNMGGRWTGEWSHPRWSYYIDLCLPPLGVLVLKLDPNK; via the coding sequence ATGACAATAACCATTTCCCCAGACCAAATTGATCGGATTGTGAGCAATCGACACCATGATCCCTTTGAAATACTTGGGTCTCATCCCATTGAACGGGAGGGTAAAACAAGCTGGGTTGTGCGGGCTTACCTGCCGAAAGCCGACGCCGCTTGGGTGATTCGCCCCACCGAACGGGAAGAATACCCGATGCAGGCTGTCAGTCATCCTCATTTATTTGAATGTGAGATTGATATACCCGAGTTAGCCAACTACCAACTGCGGATTAAAGAAGGCGAGCATGAACGGGTAGTCTATGACCCCTACGCCTTTCGCTCGCCGCGTTTGACGGATTTTGACATTCACCTATTTGCCGAAGGAAATCATCATCGCATTTACGAAAAATTAGGCGCTCACCCCACGGAATTTAACGGCGTCCAAGGGGTTCACTTTGCAGTCTGGGCACCGAACGCCCGTAATGTCTCCGTTATCGGTGATTTCAATAACTGGGATGGACGCGAACATCAGATGCGCCAACTGGGGAACGGGATTTGGCAACTGTTTATCCCGGAAATTGGCGTCGGAGAACACTATAAGTACGAAGTGAAAAACCACGTCGGACATATCTATCACAAGTCCGACCCCTACGGCTTTGAACAGGAAATTAGACCCCAAACCGCGTCAATTGTCAATAGCCTAGACTACACTTGGCACGACGAAGACTGGCTAGAACGCCGTCGCCATACTGACCCCCAAGAACAACCCATTTCTGTGTATGAGGTTCACTTGGGTTCATGGTTGCATGAGAGTGCCGAGACTCCGCCCGAATTCCCGGATGGGGAAACTCGCCCTGTGGTGAAAGTTTCCCAGAAACCGGAGGGACGCTTCCTCACCTATCGGGAATTAGCCGAACGCCTGATTCCTTATGTCAAAGAACTGGGATTCACCCACGTCGAACTTCTCCCCGTGGCCGAACACCCTTATGATGGGTCTTGGGGGTATCAGGTTGCCGGATACTACACCTGCACCTCTCGCTATGGCACGCCTCAAGATTTAATGTACTTCATCGACCAATGTCACCAAAATGATATTGGCGTGATTGTGGATTGGGTTCCCGGTCATTTTCCCAAAGATACTCACGGGTTAGCCTTCTTTGATGGTACGCATCTTTACGAACATGCTGATCCTCGCAAAGGGGAACATAAGGAATGGGGAACCTTAGTCTTCAACTATGCCCGGAATGAAGTTCGCAACTTTCTGATAGCCAACGCCCTATTTTGGTTTGACCGATATCATATTGACGGGATTCGCGTGGATGCGGTGGCGTCCATGTTATACCTGGACTACGATCGCAAAGATGGGGAATGGGTACCGAATCAGTACGGTGGTAACGAAAACCTAGAAGCCGCCGACTTTTTGCGCTATCTGAATTATCAGATATTCGGCTACTATCCCGGCATCCTCTCCATTGCTGAAGAATCCACCGCTTGGCCCCTCGTCTCTCGTCCCACTTACCTGGGCGGCTTAGGCTTCAGCTTCAAGTGGAACATGGGCTGGATGCACGATATGCTGGACTATTTTGCTAAAGATCCCCTATATCGTCCCTACCACCAAAATAGCGTCACCTTCAGCATCATGTACGCCTTCAGCGAAAACTTCATGCTGGCGCTATCCCATGATGAAGTTGTCCACGGGAAAGGCAACCTGCTGAATAAAATGCCAGGAGATGACTGGCAGAAATTTGCCAATCTCCGCTGCTTATACGCCTACATGTACACCCATCCCGGTAAGAAAACCCTATTTATGGGCATGGAATTTGGGCAACGGAATGAGTGGAATGCTTGGGCAGACTTAGATTGGGGCGCGTTGCAACATGCACCCCACCAACAACTGAAGCGGTTTATGGCGGATTTGAATCACCTTTACCAAAGTGAACCCGCCCTCTATAGCCAAGACTTTTCTCATGAAGGGTTTGAGTGGATTGACTGTAACGATGCTGACAATAGTGTCGTCTCGTTTATTCGCAAAGCAAAAGACTCGGATGACTTTATTGTCACTGTCTGTAACTTTACCCCTCAACCTCATCCCGACTATTGGATAGGTGTCCCCGAACCCGGTTTCTATGCGGAAGTATTGAACAGCGATGCTGGAGATTACGGCGGTAGCAATATGGGAAATATGGGGGGTCGCTGGACAGGGGAATGGTCTCATCCTCGCTGGTCTTATTATATTGATTTGTGCTTGCCACCCTTGGGCGTTTTGGTTCTGAAATTAGATCCGAATAAGTAG
- a CDS encoding Uma2 family endonuclease, whose translation MIQQLQTDSTTDIIYPDSDGQPMADNTKQFRWIVTVKENIEILFAANADVFVAGDLLWYPIQGKPKTCQAPDVMVVFGRPKGDRGSYQQWREDNITPQVVFEILSPGNRAKKMAEKLLFYQRYGVEEYYIYDPDDIELTGLLRSGEWLDPIEDMNGWVSPRLGIRFELTPNTLVIYRPDGQRFLTPVELDHLREQERQRAEAERQRAEAERQRAEAERQRAEEAMAELGQEQQRYQALMEKLRARGIDPEQL comes from the coding sequence ATGATCCAACAATTGCAAACTGACTCAACCACCGATATTATCTACCCCGACAGCGATGGTCAACCGATGGCAGACAACACAAAACAATTTCGCTGGATTGTTACCGTTAAGGAAAATATAGAAATATTATTTGCTGCTAATGCTGATGTATTCGTAGCTGGCGATTTACTTTGGTATCCCATTCAGGGAAAACCGAAAACGTGCCAAGCCCCTGATGTGATGGTTGTCTTCGGTAGACCGAAAGGTGACAGAGGTTCCTATCAGCAATGGCGAGAAGATAATATTACCCCCCAAGTTGTCTTTGAGATTCTATCGCCAGGGAACCGTGCCAAAAAGATGGCAGAAAAACTCTTATTCTATCAACGTTACGGTGTTGAAGAATATTACATTTATGATCCAGATGACATCGAATTAACTGGTTTATTGCGGTCTGGAGAATGGTTAGACCCCATTGAAGATATGAATGGATGGGTCAGTCCACGATTAGGAATCCGGTTTGAACTCACCCCTAATACCCTGGTTATTTATCGCCCCGATGGACAACGATTTCTTACCCCAGTTGAACTCGATCATCTAAGAGAACAGGAACGTCAACGGGCAGAAGCAGAACGTCAACGGGCAGAAGCAGAACGTCAACGGGCAGAAGCAGAACGTCAACGCGCCGAGGAAGCAATGGCTGAACTGGGACAAGAACAACAGCGCTATCAAGCGTTGATGGAGAAACTACGAGCTAGAGGAATTGACCCAGAACAATTGTAA
- a CDS encoding ankyrin repeat domain-containing protein, whose protein sequence is MIQNTDGLLLKAAQSGNLTQIQALLSQGVNIDATDRDGTTALMIAAQRGYTEIVRSLIATGANVNLPRKRYSLTALMLAVAANQVDAVETLIAAGADVNAKNEDSSTALMVAAHKGHLQLVQRLLQAGADVNIQDKDNDNALKLAAESGHLQIVNILLEAGADGTLSSEALLLAASEGHTQMVNRLLEGGFDANTRNIDGRTALIQAAELGYLPIIQSLLAHGADVNLQDEDGETALTLAADQGHRLVVQALVAGGADVNHPNPRGGTALMAAAAGGHCDIVWVLLEAGAEINLQDADGETALHLASVEGHAAVVEALLPRNANVDLKNKLGDTPLMLAALHGHTEIAIALVQHGANVNASNQGETPLTLALSQGYPEMVTVLLKAGANANMTDIKGKTLLMKVADQGDSELIRSLLAAGVDVNQRDSAGATALMWAAHRGYIPAVKCLLDAGADVTLKNRGGYTAMMIAEFNGYPEVVGILKAAGAAE, encoded by the coding sequence ATGATCCAAAACACTGATGGCTTACTGCTGAAAGCCGCCCAAAGTGGTAACTTGACCCAAATCCAAGCCCTACTGAGTCAGGGGGTGAATATCGATGCGACTGATCGCGATGGCACAACAGCATTGATGATCGCCGCTCAACGGGGTTATACCGAAATCGTGCGATCGCTCATTGCCACAGGTGCTAATGTTAACCTGCCGCGAAAACGGTACAGTTTAACCGCACTCATGCTAGCCGTCGCCGCGAATCAGGTGGATGCAGTGGAAACGCTAATTGCCGCAGGTGCTGATGTTAACGCCAAGAATGAAGATAGTAGCACGGCGCTGATGGTGGCGGCACATAAAGGTCATCTCCAGTTGGTGCAACGCTTACTACAAGCAGGTGCCGATGTCAATATCCAAGATAAAGATAACGATAACGCCCTAAAGCTAGCGGCGGAAAGTGGTCATCTTCAAATTGTCAACATCTTACTCGAAGCCGGGGCAGATGGCACACTCAGTTCAGAGGCATTGCTGCTGGCGGCGAGTGAGGGTCATACTCAGATGGTGAACCGATTGCTGGAGGGTGGGTTTGATGCCAATACTCGCAACATTGATGGCAGAACCGCACTCATCCAGGCGGCGGAGTTAGGTTATTTACCGATTATTCAGTCATTGTTGGCGCATGGTGCTGATGTCAATTTGCAAGATGAGGATGGTGAAACGGCGCTGACGTTAGCGGCGGATCAAGGGCATAGGTTGGTGGTTCAAGCTTTAGTCGCAGGGGGTGCGGATGTCAATCACCCCAATCCCAGGGGGGGAACGGCGCTAATGGCGGCAGCAGCCGGGGGTCATTGTGACATTGTGTGGGTATTACTGGAGGCGGGGGCAGAGATTAATCTCCAGGATGCGGATGGGGAGACAGCCTTACATTTAGCCTCGGTAGAAGGTCATGCTGCGGTTGTGGAGGCGTTACTCCCGCGTAATGCTAACGTAGACCTGAAAAATAAGCTCGGTGACACCCCACTGATGCTAGCCGCTTTACATGGTCACACAGAGATTGCGATCGCGCTAGTGCAACATGGCGCTAACGTAAATGCCAGCAATCAAGGCGAAACTCCACTCACCCTTGCCCTATCTCAGGGGTATCCCGAAATGGTAACGGTATTGCTCAAAGCGGGAGCAAATGCCAATATGACCGATATAAAAGGGAAAACCCTGTTAATGAAGGTGGCTGACCAAGGGGATAGTGAACTGATACGCTCATTATTAGCAGCCGGGGTTGATGTGAATCAGCGAGATAGTGCTGGGGCGACAGCCTTAATGTGGGCAGCCCATCGGGGTTATATTCCCGCCGTGAAATGTTTATTAGATGCAGGTGCAGATGTCACCCTCAAAAATCGGGGGGGCTATACGGCGATGATGATTGCTGAATTTAATGGGTATCCGGAAGTCGTGGGTATTCTGAAAGCAGCAGGGGCGGCTGAGTAG
- a CDS encoding DUF4079 domain-containing protein, with protein sequence MNFDIPEPIKVYSQFFHPIVMWLLLATAIYALYLGIKIQQTRTAEGELRKELVKGKYNIKHHQIGSALLAFMVISTVGAMAVTYINNGKLFFGPHLLVGLSMTAIIATSASLTPFMQKGHNWARYSHIALNAGLLGLFGWQAVTGMQIVQKIISKM encoded by the coding sequence ATGAACTTCGACATCCCAGAACCGATTAAAGTTTACTCTCAATTCTTTCACCCTATAGTGATGTGGCTCTTGCTGGCAACTGCCATTTATGCCCTGTATCTGGGGATCAAAATTCAACAGACGAGAACGGCAGAAGGTGAACTCCGAAAAGAGCTAGTCAAGGGCAAATACAATATCAAACACCATCAAATTGGTTCAGCCCTGTTAGCCTTTATGGTGATTAGTACCGTTGGGGCAATGGCGGTGACTTATATCAACAACGGCAAGTTGTTTTTCGGTCCCCACTTGCTGGTTGGCTTAAGTATGACTGCCATCATTGCCACCTCAGCGTCTCTGACACCCTTCATGCAAAAAGGACATAATTGGGCACGTTATAGCCATATTGCCCTGAATGCAGGGCTTTTAGGACTGTTTGGCTGGCAAGCGGTGACGGGAATGCAGATTGTGCAGAAGATTATCAGCAAAATGTAA
- a CDS encoding aromatic ring-hydroxylating dioxygenase subunit alpha: MTNSFDHTEAWYPVHYLKDLDQSQPTQFTLLGRDLVIWWDKVADRWRVFDDQCPHRLAPLSQGRIAEDGLLECPYHGWAFTGAGTCDRIPQQTEDSSAQTSQRACVTALPTTECQGLLFVYPGNPENAPNVKVPIVEPLDDSPEGWVCIDTFRDLPYDALTLLENVLDVSHVPFTHHRSVSDRAYASPVELEVTESGKQGFKGVWEQGPRKGTLGRQDTTFLAPTLMWHDLTSKQFGRTMTVVYATPIRKGECRLFARFPFKFASKLPGFFIKLTPRWYSHIGQNGVLEDDQIFLHYQEHYLESKGGSANFSKAFYLPTKADRFVFELRQWVNQYNADPFTDQPLPPRLSQETLLDRYHSHTVKCKSCSTALVRIRQIRRWVAVVGAMAWAIIPLLALFFDKTATVAAIVSSGVALIAGFGWFGLGRLERRFYEGRTIPPRNLSER, from the coding sequence ATGACCAATTCCTTCGATCACACAGAAGCCTGGTATCCCGTTCATTACCTTAAGGATTTAGATCAGTCTCAACCCACGCAATTCACGCTGCTGGGTCGAGATTTAGTGATCTGGTGGGACAAGGTTGCCGATCGCTGGCGTGTCTTTGACGATCAATGTCCCCATCGACTCGCACCTCTGTCACAAGGTAGGATTGCTGAAGATGGACTGCTGGAATGTCCCTATCATGGTTGGGCATTCACCGGAGCAGGAACGTGCGATCGCATTCCGCAACAAACCGAAGACAGTAGCGCCCAAACCTCTCAACGCGCCTGTGTTACAGCCTTACCCACGACTGAATGTCAAGGGCTATTATTTGTTTATCCCGGCAACCCAGAAAACGCGCCCAATGTCAAGGTTCCCATCGTCGAACCCTTAGATGATTCCCCGGAGGGATGGGTTTGTATCGACACGTTTCGGGACTTACCCTATGATGCCTTAACATTACTGGAAAACGTCCTAGATGTGAGCCATGTTCCCTTTACCCACCACCGCTCGGTGAGCGATCGCGCCTACGCCAGTCCGGTTGAGCTAGAGGTCACGGAATCCGGGAAACAAGGGTTTAAAGGGGTTTGGGAACAAGGACCCCGTAAAGGAACCCTAGGACGCCAAGACACCACATTTCTTGCCCCCACATTAATGTGGCATGACCTCACCTCGAAACAATTTGGCAGAACCATGACGGTGGTGTACGCAACGCCGATTCGCAAGGGAGAATGTCGCCTATTTGCTCGTTTTCCTTTTAAATTTGCGTCTAAACTCCCCGGTTTCTTTATTAAACTCACGCCTCGCTGGTACTCTCACATTGGGCAGAATGGGGTTTTGGAAGATGATCAAATTTTTCTCCATTATCAGGAACATTACCTGGAATCCAAAGGCGGAAGTGCCAATTTCAGCAAAGCGTTTTACCTACCCACTAAAGCTGATCGGTTTGTGTTTGAGTTGCGCCAGTGGGTGAATCAGTACAATGCAGACCCATTTACAGACCAACCCTTACCTCCCCGATTATCACAGGAGACTTTACTAGACCGCTATCACTCTCATACGGTTAAGTGTAAAAGTTGTAGCACTGCCTTGGTGAGAATTCGCCAGATTCGGAGATGGGTTGCGGTTGTAGGGGCAATGGCTTGGGCGATTATCCCGTTACTGGCACTATTTTTTGACAAAACGGCAACGGTAGCCGCCATTGTCTCCAGTGGAGTCGCGTTAATTGCTGGCTTCGGCTGGTTTGGATTGGGTAGGCTGGAACGGCGATTCTATGAAGGGCGAACGATTCCACCCCGGAATCTGTCAGAGAGGTAG
- a CDS encoding sterol desaturase family protein produces MISPIICFVLAFVLASFVEYWMHRLMHANARIGERHRDHHRRNEGQGVLWEFRDYVRGSFIVMCLLFFYSWQVGLGWFLGGLFYAAFSAYAHQLQHENPTKCFWMKMPVHYVHHKYQMWHHNFGLAVDWWDRVFGTYKSVEWLTDEELQQPERGYLQLRWR; encoded by the coding sequence TTGATTAGCCCAATCATCTGTTTTGTTCTGGCATTTGTCCTCGCTTCTTTCGTGGAGTATTGGATGCATCGCTTGATGCACGCGAATGCCCGCATTGGTGAACGTCACCGGGATCATCACCGCCGCAATGAAGGACAGGGGGTGCTGTGGGAGTTCCGGGATTATGTGCGGGGTAGCTTTATTGTTATGTGCCTCCTATTTTTCTATTCGTGGCAAGTTGGACTCGGTTGGTTCCTGGGTGGACTTTTTTATGCTGCCTTTTCTGCTTATGCCCATCAGCTACAGCACGAAAATCCAACCAAGTGTTTCTGGATGAAAATGCCTGTTCACTATGTCCACCACAAATATCAAATGTGGCATCACAATTTTGGTTTAGCTGTTGATTGGTGGGATCGGGTTTTCGGAACTTATAAGTCTGTGGAATGGCTAACTGATGAGGAATTGCAGCAACCTGAACGCGGGTATTTACAACTGCGCTGGCGGTAA